The Syntrophorhabdaceae bacterium genome contains the following window.
CACGTATCATTACACCGCTTTACGTAAAGAAAAGGCTGATCGAGGAAACCGGCATAGACGTGTTGATCATTGTCCCCTTTAATGACGCATTCAGGGGCATCGAGCCGGAGAGGTTTATCAGGAAGATCCTGATCGACAGGATAGGCGTGGCAGGTATTGTCGTAGGGTATGATTTCAGGTTCGGCAAAGACGGGGCAGGGGACATCAGGATGCTCCGGGGATTTGTAGAGGATTACGATCTTTACCTCGGCGTTGTTGACGCTGTTACTATTGATGGCGAAAAGGTGGGGAGCAACGGGATCAGGAAGCTGATCGCCGCCGGAGATGTTGATAAAGCAAAAAGACTATTGGAAAGACCACACATGATAGGCGGCATTGTAGTCCAGGGGGACAGCAGGGGCAGGGAGATAGGTTTTCCCACTATTAATCTCGCGACCGTTTTTGAACTTGTCCCTAAGGAAGGGGTTTATATAACAGAAGTAAAGATTGGCGGAAGGAGGTACCCTTCGGTGACAAATATCGGGTATAACCCGACATTCGATGATGAGCGTGAACTTACGGTAGAAACCTATATACTTGGTTTTTCCGAAGATATCTACGGGAAAGAGGTCTACCTTTACTTTCACAAGCGGATACGCCCGGAGATGAAGTTCCGGAGTGTCGGGGAGTTGCAGGCCCGCATAGCGAAGGATGTGGA
Protein-coding sequences here:
- a CDS encoding bifunctional riboflavin kinase/FAD synthetase, whose product is MKIFESLDIPERFTRPVLTIGNYDGIHVGHRKIIEQVKQKAKELSGTSMLMTFHPHPMSVLRPEKYTRIITPLYVKKRLIEETGIDVLIIVPFNDAFRGIEPERFIRKILIDRIGVAGIVVGYDFRFGKDGAGDIRMLRGFVEDYDLYLGVVDAVTIDGEKVGSNGIRKLIAAGDVDKAKRLLERPHMIGGIVVQGDSRGREIGFPTINLATVFELVPKEGVYITEVKIGGRRYPSVTNIGYNPTFDDERELTVETYILGFSEDIYGKEVYLYFHKRIRPEMKFRSVGELQARIAKDV